The Microbacterium sp. Nx66 genome contains a region encoding:
- a CDS encoding adenylosuccinate synthase — MPGIVIVGVQWGDEGKGKATDLLGERTDWVVKFNGGNNAGHTVVVGDEKYALHLLPSGILSPGVNPVIGNGVVIDLEVLFSELEALSARGIDVSRLKVSANAHIITQYHRTLDKVTERFLGKRNIGTTGRGIGPAYADKINRVGIRVQDLFDENILRQKVEGALDQKNHLLVKVFNRRAVTCDEIVDDLLSYAERLRPMVADTGYLIDQALSRGEVVVFEGGQATMLDIDHGTYPFVTSSSATAGGASTGSGVGPGALDRIVGIVKAYTTRVGSGPFPTELFDEQGDWLRKQGFEFGTTTGRPRRVGWYDAPITRYATRINGITDLVLTKLDILTGLEKIPVCVAYDVDGERFDEVPVNQTDFHHAKPILEYFPGWSEDISTARTFEDLPQTAQDYVLALEEMSNTRISVIGVGPERDQVIVRHDLLD, encoded by the coding sequence ATGCCAGGAATCGTGATCGTCGGCGTGCAGTGGGGCGACGAAGGAAAGGGCAAGGCCACCGATCTGCTCGGTGAGCGCACCGACTGGGTGGTGAAGTTCAACGGCGGCAACAACGCCGGGCACACCGTCGTCGTCGGCGACGAGAAGTACGCCCTGCACCTGCTGCCCTCCGGCATCCTGTCGCCCGGCGTGAACCCGGTCATCGGCAACGGCGTGGTCATCGACCTCGAAGTCCTCTTCTCCGAGCTGGAGGCCCTGTCCGCCCGCGGCATCGACGTCTCGCGGCTCAAGGTCAGCGCCAACGCGCACATCATCACCCAGTACCACCGCACGCTCGACAAGGTCACCGAGCGCTTCCTCGGCAAGCGCAACATCGGCACGACCGGCCGCGGCATCGGTCCGGCCTACGCCGACAAGATCAACCGCGTCGGCATCCGCGTGCAGGACCTCTTCGACGAGAACATCCTGCGCCAGAAGGTCGAGGGCGCTCTCGACCAGAAGAACCACCTCCTGGTGAAGGTCTTCAACCGCCGCGCCGTCACCTGCGACGAGATCGTCGACGACCTGCTCTCCTACGCCGAGCGTCTGCGTCCGATGGTCGCCGACACCGGCTACCTCATCGACCAGGCACTGAGCCGCGGCGAGGTCGTCGTGTTCGAGGGTGGCCAGGCCACGATGCTCGACATCGACCACGGCACCTACCCGTTCGTCACGTCGTCCTCGGCCACGGCCGGCGGCGCCTCGACCGGGTCCGGCGTCGGCCCCGGCGCACTCGACCGCATCGTCGGCATCGTCAAGGCCTACACGACCCGCGTCGGCTCCGGCCCGTTCCCGACCGAGCTGTTCGACGAGCAGGGCGACTGGCTGCGCAAGCAGGGCTTCGAGTTCGGCACCACGACCGGGCGTCCCCGCCGCGTGGGCTGGTACGACGCCCCCATCACCCGGTACGCCACGCGCATCAACGGCATCACCGACCTCGTGCTGACCAAGCTCGACATCCTCACCGGGCTCGAGAAGATCCCGGTGTGCGTGGCCTACGACGTCGACGGGGAGCGCTTCGACGAGGTGCCGGTGAACCAGACCGACTTCCACCACGCGAAGCCGATCCTGGAGTACTTCCCCGGGTGGAGCGAGGACATCTCGACCGCGCGCACCTTCGAGGATCTTCCGCAGACGGCGCAGGACTACGTGCTCGCGCTGGAGGAGATGAGCAACACCCGCATCTCGGTGATCGGCGTCGGCCCGGAGCGCGATCAGGTGATCGTGCGTCACGACCTGCTCGACTGA
- a CDS encoding lactonase family protein, with protein sequence MTRFWLGGYGPAMEGSAEGIGVLAGDEGREATTLAYRGPVTQTPSPSWLAAHPSLDVVYAALEGDAAVQAFVRTGEMALSPLGDPVPTGDGVCHLAVSPNGQTLVVSCYGDGRVVRFGLAADGQLVPAKEDAAAALRAALFGDGDPDAAPVTPAGDGIAAVDPYGAADRASHAHAAAFLPDGRVVTTDLGFDLVRFWRLQGGGLALDQEVVLPRGTGPRHMVVHPSGHLHIVTEYSCEVFTLAAAADGTWSVVSSAPASPIAQVGVDFPAELARTKDGQFLYTALRGSNTIAALRVRGSGEALEPVALADSGVDWPRHHLVYQGKLLVAGQRSDTVTLLDLDDRTGAPLGVRHEAQAPAPTSILPLR encoded by the coding sequence ATGACACGGTTCTGGCTCGGGGGCTACGGCCCGGCGATGGAAGGCTCCGCCGAGGGGATCGGCGTGCTGGCCGGTGACGAGGGCCGTGAGGCCACGACGCTCGCCTACCGCGGACCCGTGACGCAGACGCCGTCGCCGTCGTGGTTGGCGGCGCATCCGTCCCTCGACGTCGTGTACGCGGCGCTGGAGGGCGATGCCGCGGTGCAGGCGTTCGTGCGCACGGGCGAGATGGCGCTGTCCCCGCTGGGCGATCCGGTGCCGACGGGGGACGGCGTCTGCCATCTCGCGGTGTCGCCGAACGGCCAGACGCTCGTCGTCAGCTGTTACGGCGACGGGCGGGTCGTCCGCTTCGGGCTCGCCGCCGATGGCCAGCTTGTCCCGGCGAAGGAGGATGCAGCCGCGGCCCTGCGTGCCGCCCTGTTCGGCGACGGCGACCCGGATGCGGCTCCCGTCACTCCCGCCGGTGATGGTATCGCCGCGGTCGATCCGTACGGCGCCGCGGACCGCGCATCCCACGCGCACGCCGCCGCCTTCCTCCCGGACGGCCGCGTGGTGACGACCGATCTCGGGTTCGATCTCGTCCGGTTCTGGCGCCTGCAGGGTGGTGGGCTCGCCCTCGATCAGGAGGTCGTGCTCCCGCGCGGCACCGGCCCGCGGCACATGGTCGTGCATCCGAGTGGCCACCTGCACATCGTGACGGAGTACTCGTGCGAGGTCTTCACGCTCGCAGCGGCCGCCGACGGCACCTGGAGCGTCGTCTCCTCGGCTCCGGCGAGCCCCATCGCACAGGTCGGCGTGGACTTCCCCGCCGAGCTCGCTCGCACCAAGGACGGTCAGTTCCTCTACACCGCTCTGCGCGGCAGCAACACCATCGCGGCGCTGCGGGTGCGTGGCAGCGGCGAGGCTCTGGAGCCCGTCGCGCTCGCCGATTCCGGTGTCGACTGGCCGCGGCATCACCTCGTCTACCAGGGCAAGCTCCTCGTCGCAGGGCAACGTTCCGACACCGTGACGCTGCTCGACCTCGATGACCGCACGGGAGCCCCGCTCGGAGTTCGGCACGAGGCGCAGGCTCCCGCACCGACGAGCATCCTCCCGCTCCGCTGA
- a CDS encoding MFS transporter — MTTETGRAAPSTPAPPRILGGEYVWITIGACALVFLGAFESLAVTTVMPAVSADLDGERLYALAFAGPLATSVIGMVVAGNWSDRRGPVVPLYASVVLFTVGLLVAGLASSMEVLVAGRFAQGLGNGGLMVALYVVVARVYPTSLHPAIFAGFAAAWVIPSLIGPTIAGAVTEVWSWHWVFLGVVVLVVLALLMVVPALRGLARSGDANTPWALGRLGWSVLAAVAVLALDLVGEVPVAGPFLSAVAVVVAVAAVRPLVPRGTLVARRGLPSVILVRGLGAAAFFGAQIYLPYLLTDRYLLSPTLAGLALTGGALAWSAAATVQGRMGERLSSVTAVRVGTILVVVGVALVLVITVMQAPALLAAFAWIVAGAGMGLMSPRTSALVLAMSSPAEQGFNSGAMTVADSFGSALALAVTGSLFVALGAAAGVDPFAAVFALAAVVGAGAAVLAPRTRGVDPAAAG; from the coding sequence ATGACGACCGAGACCGGGCGCGCTGCGCCGTCCACGCCCGCCCCGCCCCGCATCCTCGGTGGCGAGTACGTCTGGATCACGATCGGCGCGTGCGCCCTCGTGTTCCTCGGCGCCTTCGAATCACTGGCGGTCACCACGGTGATGCCCGCGGTCAGCGCCGACCTCGACGGAGAGCGGCTGTACGCGCTCGCCTTCGCCGGGCCGCTCGCGACGAGCGTGATCGGCATGGTCGTGGCCGGAAACTGGTCGGACCGGCGGGGTCCCGTGGTGCCGTTGTATGCGTCCGTCGTCCTGTTCACGGTAGGGCTGCTCGTCGCGGGGCTTGCGTCGAGCATGGAGGTGCTCGTCGCCGGGCGCTTCGCCCAGGGGCTCGGCAACGGCGGGCTCATGGTGGCGCTCTACGTCGTGGTCGCCCGGGTGTATCCGACGTCGCTGCACCCGGCGATCTTCGCGGGGTTCGCCGCCGCGTGGGTCATCCCCTCCCTCATCGGTCCGACGATCGCAGGAGCGGTCACGGAGGTGTGGAGCTGGCACTGGGTCTTCCTCGGCGTCGTGGTCCTCGTCGTGCTCGCACTGCTGATGGTCGTCCCGGCTCTCCGGGGACTCGCCCGCAGCGGGGACGCGAACACGCCCTGGGCGCTCGGACGGCTGGGATGGTCGGTGCTCGCCGCCGTCGCGGTGCTCGCCCTCGACCTCGTGGGAGAGGTCCCGGTCGCCGGTCCGTTCCTTTCGGCGGTGGCGGTGGTGGTCGCGGTCGCGGCAGTGCGCCCACTCGTTCCTCGGGGCACCCTCGTCGCCCGTCGGGGGCTGCCGTCGGTGATCCTGGTCCGCGGTCTGGGGGCGGCGGCGTTCTTCGGGGCGCAGATCTACCTGCCGTACCTGCTCACGGATCGATACCTGCTGTCGCCGACCCTCGCCGGGCTCGCGCTGACCGGGGGTGCGCTCGCCTGGTCGGCGGCGGCGACCGTCCAAGGGCGGATGGGCGAGCGCCTGTCGAGCGTGACGGCCGTGCGGGTGGGGACGATCCTCGTGGTCGTCGGGGTTGCGCTCGTCCTGGTGATCACCGTGATGCAGGCGCCCGCGCTGCTCGCCGCGTTCGCCTGGATCGTCGCCGGCGCCGGGATGGGGTTGATGAGCCCGCGCACGAGCGCTCTCGTCCTGGCGATGTCGTCCCCCGCGGAACAGGGGTTCAACAGTGGCGCCATGACCGTGGCCGACTCGTTCGGCAGTGCGCTCGCCCTCGCCGTCACGGGCTCGCTCTTCGTCGCCCTCGGGGCTGCGGCAGGGGTGGATCCGTTCGCCGCGGTGTTCGCCCTCGCCGCCGTGGTCGGGGCGGGAGCGGCCGTCCTCGCTCCGCGGACGAGGGGTGTCGACCCGGCCGCCGCGGGGTGA
- a CDS encoding biotin transporter BioY encodes MTPTSRDTSATLGRVAVFAALIIVLGTVVVPLPGGVPITGQTLAVMLAGLVLGPRVAPWSVALVLVLAAIGLPVLAGGRGGLGVFVGPTAGYLLGWVAGVVVIGLLMRTGRPTWWRAAIAAFVGGVLVVYAFGIPVQALVTGVPLDLTALSTLAFLPGDLIKVTAATLIVMALRRAYPRAFADPRRVPSVVA; translated from the coding sequence ATGACCCCCACGAGCCGCGACACCTCGGCGACCCTCGGCCGCGTCGCCGTCTTCGCCGCGCTCATCATCGTGCTCGGCACGGTCGTCGTCCCGCTGCCCGGCGGGGTGCCCATCACCGGACAGACGCTCGCCGTCATGCTGGCGGGTCTCGTCCTCGGACCGCGTGTCGCGCCGTGGTCGGTCGCACTCGTCCTCGTGCTCGCGGCGATCGGTCTCCCGGTGCTCGCGGGCGGGCGTGGCGGACTCGGGGTCTTCGTCGGCCCCACGGCGGGATATCTGCTCGGGTGGGTCGCCGGTGTCGTCGTCATCGGACTCCTGATGCGCACCGGCCGCCCGACCTGGTGGCGCGCCGCGATCGCGGCGTTCGTCGGCGGCGTCCTCGTCGTCTACGCCTTCGGCATCCCCGTGCAGGCCCTCGTCACCGGCGTCCCGCTCGACCTCACGGCCCTCTCGACCCTGGCCTTCCTTCCCGGCGACCTCATCAAGGTGACCGCGGCCACCCTCATCGTCATGGCCCTCCGTCGCGCCTATCCCCGGGCCTTCGCCGACCCCCGCCGCGTCCCCTCCGTCGTCGCCTGA